A stretch of DNA from Dehalobacterium formicoaceticum:
CATTATTTTAATCCATATCTTAACATAATGCTGATAATAATGATGTTAATTTATTATTAAAAATTTATGGAGCAAAAGGACATTTCCATGGTTCATCACAGTAATGGAATAGAGAGAGGTACAACGCATAAAAGACTCGCAGTAAAAATCATTTATTTTGAAGCTGATTAAAGGTAACTTATGATGTCAGCAATTATCAGTCGGTCGGTTTTTCCCGGATATGCAGGGTTTTAATCGTAAAAACGCCAATTTTGTATCCTTTATTTTCTTGCATCCTATTATTCTCTGGGTTATAATACCTTATAACCTGGTCATAATATTAGATGATATTTAAGGTGGTAAAATGGAACCAAGATTTTCTGGGCGAAAGAAAAGACATCAATATTTGGAAAAATATCTTGAAATGCATCCTTTTGTCACGGACGACGAACTTGCTCAATTTCTGGGGGTGAGTGTTGCCACCATCCGATTAGATCGTCAAATATTAGGTATTCCGGAAGTTAGAAAAAGGACGCGCTTTGTGGCACAGGATGCCTTTGAAAAACCTACAGCCCTCGACACTCATGAGGTTGTAGGTGAATTGATGGATTTGGAATTGAACAAAAGCGCCATCTCTGTCCTAACCATTACGGAGGACATGGTTTTAGCAAAAACCAAAATCGCTCGTGGTCATCATTTGTTTGCCCAAGCCAATTCTTTGGCGGTAGCAGTGGTCGGTGCGGAGATTGTTTTTACAGGCAGTGCCCGCATTCGTTACAAAAGACCTGTTTATCTTGGAGAGAAAATCGTTGCCAAGGCTACGGTAAAGACCCAGCGGGGCACAACCTTTCTGATCTCAGTGCATTCTAAGGTTGATTTAGAAATTGTTTTTAAAGCGCAGATTGTATTGTCCGTTCAGGATCATAAGTTTAAAAGGGACTGAGGAGGCTTTTTCGTGAGAATCGCAGTAGATGTAATGGGGGGAGATTATGCCCCCGGGGAAATTATCACCGGAGCGATCCAGGCTGGGAAGCAGTTTCCTGATACAGAGCTTATTTTAGTCGGTCGAGAGGATCTGATTAAAAAGGATTTCTCCCAGCTTCCTTCCAATATCAGGATGCACCATGCTTCAGAAGTAATGGGTATGGATGAATCGGTGGAATCATTAAGAAAAAAAAAGGATTCCTCCATTTGGGTAGCAACAAAACTGGTGAAAGATAAAGAGGCAGACGCCGTGGTTTCGGCAGGGAGTACGGCGGCTCAGATGGCTTCCGCTCTGCTCCTGTTGAAAAGGATCGAAGGGATTGATCGTCCGGCTATTTCCGCCATTTATCCCACCCTCCAGGGAGGAAAGGTAATTTTGGATGTGGGGGCCAATGCCAATGCAGAAGCCAAACAATTGGTGCAATTTGCACTGATGGGCAAGACTTATGCCGAGGTGATCCTCAAGATGCAAAATCCCAGGATAGCCTTATTATCCAATGGCTCGGAAGAAGGCAAAGGGAATGAAACCGTCGTTGCTGCCCACCAATTATTAAAAAATACTCAATTGAATTTTATTGGTAACATCGAGGGCCGGGATATTCCGGCAGGAACTTATGATGTCGCGGTATGTGATGGATTTGTGGGCAATGTCCTGCTTAAAGTATCCGAGGGCCTGGGAAGCGCCTTATTTGCATTGATGAAAAAGGAATTTGAAAAGGATCTGCGGGGAAAATTAGGAGCAGCCCTGCTTTTACCCGGCTTAAAAAATATCAAAAAAATGATGGATTATGCTGAAACGGGCGGCGCTCCTCTTTTAGGCGTAAAGGGTGTCAGTATTATTTGCCATGGAAGCTCCAAGGCTCGTGCCATTGAGAACGCAATCAGAGTAGCAAGAGATTGTGTCGGCGGGCGTTTTATTGAGCAAATGGAAGTATCAATTGGTCAGGAAGGTGGAAGTTAATAGATGGAAATACGATCCGTAGGTATTGCCGGAGTAGGCTCTTATGTTCCGGAACGCATTTTAACCAATGACGAATTGGAACAGATGGTAGATACGAGTGATGAATGGATTAGGACCAGAACGGGTATTTCTACCCGTCATATTGCGGCAGAAAACCAGGCGACTTCAGATTTAGCTTATGAGGCGGCAAAGATTGCACTGGAGGATGCGGGGTTAAAAGCGGAAGAGTTAGATTTAATTATCGTGGCTACCAGTTCTCCGGATATGCTTTTTCCGGCGACCTCCTGTATTTTGCAGGAAAAATTAGGCATCAAGGGCAAGCCTTCCTTTGATATGGAAGCAGCCTGCTCCGGCTTTATTTATGGTTTGGCCGTGGGAGCTCAATTTATCGCTACAGGCATTTACGAAAATGTATTGGTTGTGGGTGCAGAAACCCTGAGCCGCTTGGTAGATTGGGAAGATCGGAATACCTGTGTCCTTTTTGGTGATGGCGCAGGTGCTGCTGTTTTAAGACCAGTGGAAAAAGGGAAAGGATTGCTTTCCTTCTACCTTGGTGCAGATGGCGGCGGAGGAGATTTGCTGAAGGTTGCCGCCGGGGGAGCGGCGCTGCCGGCCAGTTGCGAAACGGTTGAAAACAGGCTTCATTTCATTTCTATGAAAGGCAATGAGGTATACAAATTTGCGGTGCGGGTAATGGGAAGCGCAGCTGTAACGGCTTTGGAAAAAGCAGGTCTCAGCAAGGATGATGTATCTTTTGTGGTTCCTCATCAGGCTAATATACGCATTGTGGAGGCTGCCATGCGCCGTTTGGGGCTGCCTATGGAGAAAGCCTTTATTAATTTAAATAAATATGGTAATATGTCTAGTGCTTCCATTCCGGTGGCTTTAGATGAGCTTTATCGGACCCAAAAACTGAAGGAGGATGATATCCTGGTATTGGTTGGCTTTGGTGCCGGTCTTACCTGGGGATCTGCAGTAATTAAGTGGAATAAGTAAGTCAGGGAGGGGAAATATGTTTCAGACGGAACTCTGTAAACTACTAGATATTCAATATCCCATCATTCAGGGGGGTATGGCCTGGGTGGCTACGGGAGAATTAGCTGCTGCTGTTTCTGAAGCTGGGGGGTTAGGAATTGTAGCAGCGGGAAATGCGCCCCCGGACATTGTGCGGCAGGAAATTCGTAAGGTACGGGAGAGGACCCAAAAGCCTTTTGGCGTTAATGTTTATTATCTTTCACCCTTTGTGGATGATGTCATTCAAATTGTCATGGATGAGAAAATCCCGGTAGTCACTACCGGAGCGGGGAATCCGGGCAAACATGTGCCGCTTCTTAAAGAGCAGGGAATTAAGATCATCCCGGTGGTATCATCACCGATTTTGGCCAAAAGACTGGAGCGGGTAGGTGCGGATGCTTTTATTGCCGAAGGCATGGAATGCGGCGGTCATGTGGGTGATATTACCACCTTCCCCTTGGTGCCCCAGATTGTTGATGCCGTAAAAGTTCCTGTTGTCGCTGCCGGAGGTATTTATGACGGTCGGGGCTTGATAGCTGCCCTCGCTTTGGGGGCATGCGGGGTTCAAATTGGCACTCGTTTTATCTGCGCCACTGAATGCACAGCCCATGAAAATTTCAAAAAAGCAATTATTAATGCCAAAGAGAGAGATACAGTTTTAACCGGTACGGACGGTCACTTTGTACGGGTGCTCAAAAACAAACTAACCAAAGAATTTGAACGCATGGCGCGAGAAAACGCTGTGCCGGAAGATATTGAAAATCTGGGTACCGGACGATTGCGGGCCGCCGTGGTGGACGGGGATGTGGAAATGGGGTCCCTGATGGCAGGACAAATTGCCGCCGCGATCACAAAGATTCAACCGGCCCGGGAAATTATTGATGAAATTATGATGCAAGCGGAAAAAACCTTAAACTCTTTATCTTCTCTCAAGGAGGAAGCTCATGAATAAAATTGCCTTTGTCTTTCCCGGACAAGGATCCCAGTATGTGGGGATGGGGAAGGAATTTGCCGATCATTTCCCGGAGGCGGGAGCAGCTTTTGCCGAGGCGGATCAGGTTTTAGGCTTTCCTTTAACAAAAATTTGCTGGCAAGGACCTGAGGAAGAATTAAAAATTACATACAACACTCAACCGGCACTGCTTGCGACCAGCATTGCTTGTTTAAGAATATTAGAGGGACATGGCATCAAGGCAGACTTCACAGCCGGACACAGCTTAGGTGAGTATTCTGCCCTGGTGGCAGCCGGTGCCTTGGATTATCTGGAAGCTTTAAAATTAGTCCGCTTTCGGGGTGAAGCTATGACCCAAGCGGTACCGGCGGGAGAAGGAACCATGGCGGCCGTTTTAGGAATGTCCAAAGAACAGATTCAGGAGCTCTGTGCCAAAGCCGGTGCTTACGGTGTGGTGGAGCCGGCAAATTTTAACTGCCCCGGTCAGATTGTCATTGCCGGTGAGACACCGGCTGTGGAAAAAGCGGTAGCAATGGCGAAAGAAATGGGCGCTAAAAGAGCGCTGCTCCTGGCAGTAAGCGGGCCTTTTCATTCCAGTTTGCTTGTGACTGCTGCAAAAGCCATGGAAGCACGATTGCAAGAATCAAATATCAAAGATGCTCTGCTTCCGGTAGCCGCCAATGTCAATGGCCGGTTGATTCAGACTCGTGAAGATATTCGGGAAGCCCTCACCGAGCAAGTAGATCATCCTGTTTTATGGGAAGACTGTATCGCAGCCCTGATGGAAGCCGGCGCAAATATTTTTGTGGAAGTTGGTCCGGGGCGGGTGCTTGGCGGCTTAATTAAGAAGATTTCCAAGGATGTTCAGATTTGTAATGTAGAAGACCTGGCTTCTCTGGAAAATACACTTGCGCTTTTAAAGGAGTGTCGCTAAAATGGGTTTAGAAGGAAAGGTAGCTTTGGTCACAGGAGGTTCCCAAGGGATTGGCAAAGCCGTAGTTTGGGAATTGGTACGCCAGGGATGCCAAGTAGGTGTAAATTATGTGGACTTTGGTCAGAATAGGGAACAAGCTGAGGCTTTGGTAAATGAAATTCAAGCAGCAGGCAGTCAGGCCATGGCTGTTCAGGGTGACGTTGCCGTCGCAGCAGAAGTGGATGCCATGGTGCAAGCTGTAGCAGAACATTTTGGCCGGATAGATATTCTAGTAAATAATGCCGGGATCACTAAGGATAATTTAATCATGCGCATGAAGGAGTCCGATTGGGATGATGTGATTAATGTGAATCTTAAAGGCACCTTCAATTGTTGCAAGTCCGTTGTCAAGTTGATGATCAAGCAAAGATACGGTAAAATTGTCAATGTGGCATCTGTCGTTGCCTTGATGGGCAATGCCGGTCAGGGAAATTACGCTGCCAGTAAAGCCGGTATCATCGGTTTAACCAGGTCATTGGCCAGGGAACTGGCCGGCAGAAATATTAATGTTAATGCGGTAGCCCCCGGCTTTATTGCCACAGCGATGACCGATCAATTGCCGGAAAAAGCTCGGGAGAGTTTAATCAGCCAGATTCCTCTGCAAAGGTTAGGTACCGCGGAAGATGTTGCCCGAGTCATTGCCTTTTTGGTGTCGGAAAATGCTGACTACATTACCGGTCAGACCATTCCTGTGGATGGCGGTATGGTAATGAATTAGATAAAGTTTGAAGTTTATGAAGTTTATATTGAAAGGGGGTGAATTTAGTTGTCCGTATTTGATAAAATTAAACAGATTGTAATTGATCAACTAGGTGTAGAAAATGAAGAGCAGGTTACCATGGAAACTTCCTTCAAAGACCTGGATGCTGACTCCCTTGATGTTGTTGAACTCATTATGGCGTTAGAAGAAGAATTTGATACTGAAATACCTGATGAGGATGCAGAAAAACTGACCACCGTAGGAGCTGCTGTCGAGTACATTAAGGAGAAACAAGAGGCTTAAGGTATTTAAGATCCCCGTAGCTCCACTACGGGGATCTTTTACCTGACAAACTTGGCGAAAGCCTCCCGCTCTCGCGGCAGTCAAACGCCAACTAAGTCATGCATTAGCAGTTCTAAACCTGGTAAGAAAATCGCTTATCAAGTCAAGAACCTGTGTCAAAATAAGGTGATCAGGATAGGGATTGGGGGATAAAAATGCATTTACCTGCGCTGATAATAGATAAAATTGTTGCCAAGATACCCATTATTCAAGGAGGAATGGCAACTCGTGTCTCTACCTCCCGTTTAGCAGCAGCGGTAGCCAACGAAGGTGGCATTGGAATCATTGCTGCAACCGCAATGAGTCCGGATGAATTAATTCAAGAAATAAGAACAGCGCGAAAATTATCTTCAGGAATTATTGGTGTAAATGTTTTATTTGCGGTACGAGATTTTGCCCTTCTGGTGAAAACAGCCTTGAATGAAGGCATTGATTTAGTAATTTCCGGCGCTGGTGTAGCGCGTGATATGTATAAATGGGGCAGAGAAACAGATACCCCCATTGTACCCATTGTTTCTACGGCAAAACTTGCGTCCATGGTAGAAAAAATGGGTGCCTCCGCCGTGGTGGTGGAAGGTAAAGAGGCTGGGGGGCATTTAGGCACCGACCGGCGCGTAAGGGATATTGTACCTGAGGTGCGAAAGGCAGTGGATATTCCTGTGATTGCGGCCGGTGGGATTATTAACGGAGCGGATATTCGGGAAGCTTTTACCTGGGGTGCCAATGGAGTGCAAATGGGTACCAGATTCGCTGCCAGTGAGGAATCCAATGTTACCGATGAATTTAAACAGATGTATCTGAAGGCGAAAAAAGAGGATGTTATTTTGATTAAAAGTCCTGTGGGTTTACCGGGCAGAGGGCTGAAGAGTACCTTAACTGAGAAATTGCTGCGTGGGGAAGATCTTAGCCCTGCTAAATGTAATGCTTGTTTGAAAAAATGTTCGAAAAATTTCTGCATCATGGATGCTTTAAATAGTGCTCAGCAAGGATCCATTGAGGATGGGCTGGTATTTTGCGGAGAACAAGTGGAAAGAATTAAAGAGATTCTTCCTGTGAAAAAAATTTTTGAAAATCTCAAAGCGGAGTTGGCCGCTTTGCCGGATCTGCCGGAACAAAAGGAGGCGACATGAATTTGAAGAATCGAGTTGTCATTACCGGGATGGGTGTAATTACTCCCGTTGGGAATGATGTGGAGACATATTGGCATTCCTTGATGAATGGAATCTCTGGGATTGGGCCCATTACTCATTTTGATACTACAGGATATACCACGAGAATTGCCGGTGAAGTGAAAGATTTTGATCCGACTAAATTTATTGATAAGAAAGAAGCCCGGCGTATGGATCGGTATTGTCAGTTTGCTGTGTCGGCAGCCAAAATGGCCCGTGAAGATGCTGCTCTTGATATGAATACTGTAGACGGTCATCGGGTAGGGGTGATTTTGGGCAGCGGCATCGGCGGTGTTGCCACCATGGAAGAACAAAAACAGGTTTTAATGGAGAAGGGACCGGGACGGATTAGTCCTTTCTTTGTACCCATGATGATCAGTAATATGGCCGCCGGTCAAATTTCCATTGCTTTTGGTGCTTATGGGATCAATGAAACTATCGTCACTGCCTGCGCCTCAGGTACCAATGCCATCGGAGATGCTTTTAAAGTGATTCAGCGGGGCGATGCAGATGTGATTTTTTCCGGAGGCACGGAAGCTCCTATCACTCCTCTTTCCGTAGCAGGTTTTTGCTCCATGAAAGCCATGTCCACGAGAAACGAAGAACCGGAGAAAGCCAGTCGCCCATTTGACAAGGACCGGGATGGTTTTGTCATTGGGGAAGGGGCCGGGATTCTAGTTCTGGAATCCTTGGAGCATGCCCAAAAGAGAGGTGCGAGGATCTATGCTGAAGTCGTAGGCTATGGATCTACAGCGGACGGCTATCATATTACCGCTCCGGCACCGGAAGGGTCAGGGGCTGCCAGAGCAATGGCCAATGCTTTGGAGGATGCAGGTATCAAGCCGGAAGAGGTAGATTATATTAATGCTCATGGAACTTCCACTGATTTAAATGATAAGGGAGAAACCCAGGCCATTCATTCGGTCTTCGGCGAAGCTGCCTCAAAGGTCGCTGTTAGCTCTACCAAATCCATGATTGGTCATCTCTTAGGTGCAGCCGGTGCGGTGGAAGCAATTGCCTGCACTTTAGCCATTAACCATAGAATGCTTCCGCCGACCATCAATTATGAAACTCCGGATCCGGAATGTGACTTGGATTATGTACCCAACCAGGCGCGAGAGGCAGAAGTGAATGTCACCATGTCCAATTCTCTCGGTTTTGGCGGACATAATGCCACAATTGTCATCAAAAAATTTGCGTAAAGCTGCCAAGGGACGGGAACACCGTCCCTTTTTCTAAATATATCTTGGGAAGGTGAAAGTATGGATATGAATCAGGTTCGGCAATTTGCACAAAAACTGGCGGGGATGGGTATTAATTTAACAGATTTGGATCTTTTGAAGCAGGCCCTCACTCATCCCACCTATGCTTATGAACATAAAAAACAAAAATTGTTCCATAATCAGCGCTTGGAATTTTTAGGGGATGCGGTCTTGGGTTTGGTTATGGGAGAGTATTTGTATCAAAAATTTCCTCAAAAACCGGAAGGGGATCTCACGAAAATGCGTGCGGCGGTAGTTTGTGCCGCCTCCTTGGCGGAACAGGCCAAAAATCTTGATTTTGGCAGTTATCTTTTGTTGGGTCGGGGAGAGGATTTAAGCGGTGGGCGGGAAAGGAATTCCGTTTTAGCCGATGCTTTTGAAGCTGTCGTGGGAGCCATTTATTTGGAGTGCGGATTGGAGGGCGCCCGGAAATTTCTCATCGGTTCCTTGGCAGGAACCGTGGAACGCCTTGAGCATGACAACATGGGAGATTACAAAACCATGCTGCAGGAATTGGTGCAAAAGTATGATGATGAAGGGGTCTCTTACACCATTCTCCATGAATCCGGCCCGGACCATCAAAAGGTATTTGTGGCCGGTGTTAAATATCGGGACGAGTTACTAACCCAAGGACAAGGAAACAGTAAAAAGGAAGCCGAGCAAAAGGCTGCTCAGGCAGCTTTGGAGACCGTAGATTCCTGGAGACATCTTATTACGGAGAAAAAATAATGGGCCGGGCCAAAAAACATATATTACCCTTTTTTATTCCTCATTTAGGCTGTCCCCATCAATGTATTTTTTGTAATCAGCACCATGTTTCCGGTTCTTCCGGTTTCCCCAGTGATGATGAGATTGCAGCAGCAATTCGTACCTGGGACCGGGCAGAACCGCCGGAGATCGCTTTCTATGGAGGCAGCTTTTCCGGACTGGATTTCTCCTGGCAGCGCTATTTCCTTACCCCGGCTTTTCAAGCCCTGAAAGAGAAAAAAATCAGCGGCATCAGAATTTCCACCAGGCCTGATTATATCAATCCTCAGATCCTTACTTTTTTAAAGTCTTTCGGTGTCAACACTATCGAATTGGGTGTGCAGTCCTTGGATGACCAGGTGCTGGCATGTGCCGAGCGGGGTCATACCGGGAAGGATGTTCTTGATGCCCTGGATTTGCTGAAAAAGGAAGGTTTTATCACCGGAGTGCAGTTGATGCCGGGACTACCGGGAGACAGCCCCCATAAGTGTATCCAAGGGTCCTTGACCCTGGCCCGTTTTCAGCCTAATCTGGCAAGAATTTATCCTGCATTGGTGCTAAAAGATACGTTTTTGCATAAACTCTTTCTAGAGGGAAGCTATCAACCCTTAAGTTTGCAGGAAGCTGTTGAGATCAGCAGAGACATGTTGGCCATCTTTCGCCTTTTTGGTGTTGAGGTGATTCGCACCGGTTTACAACCAACCAAAGATCTCACTCCGGGAGAGCAATTGGCTGCCGGTCCTTTTCATCCTGCCTTTGGCGAATTAGTGGCGGCAGCCTTGGTTCGGGAACATTTGACTGTCCTGATCAGAGACTTCATGACCGGGAGATCTGAAAAGATAATCATCTTATGGGGTTCGCCCCGGGACTGTTCCCTGATGGCAGGACATAAAAAGGAGAATGTGATTTTTTTGAAGGATCAGTTTCATTTGCTGCATATTAAAATTGTTGGCAGCTGTACTATGGAACGGGGTAGTTTCGGGATTTCACTTGTTGATTCCGAGCAACCTGATTTTGTGCTTCCGGAGAGGCAATTTCTCCTTCGATATGTTAATCAAAGGTTGATGGCAATCTGAGAAAATGAGGGGGTAAATGGGATGGAGGTTTTACGGGTAGCGGGAGATTCTGATGTAAAAGCTGTGGCAGGAGCATTAGTGGCAGTATTTAAAAGCCGGGGCAGGGTGGAGGTGCAAGCTGTAGGTGCAGGAGCTGTGAATCAGGCCATTAAGGCCATCGCCATCAGCAGGGGTTTTGTGGCCCCCAATGGAATTGATTTAGTTTTCATCCCGGCTTTCAGTGAAGTGGAGATTAATGATGAGAAAAAAACCGCCATCAAGTTTTTTGTGCAAAAAAGATAGTGGGGTAAAAATCAAGGAAGATAAAAGGAAGATAAAGAGTAGGAGAAGGAGGTTATTTCCCCCTTCTCCTTTTATTTAATTTATCCTGAACACTGGGATAGAGATCCAGATTAGTATGGGGAAGAAATTTGCTTCCGGCGTACTTATCCATAAAGCTGATATTATCATTCATTTCAAAGTAGGTGATTTTAGCGGCGATCTTTTCACATTCCAGTCTTTTGGCGTTGGAGAGGAGTACTTGACGGGCTCCTTCACCAGAGCTGTTGCCCAAGCGGATCATCCGTTCCCGAGGCAAGTCCGGATAGAGTCCAACGGTGACGGCGGATTCGATGGGAATATATTGGCCGAAGGCCCCGGCAGCATAGAATTTGTAGATTTCCTCCATGCTGCAGCCCACCCCTTCCACGAGAACCTCCAATGCGGTGTTAACAGCCCCTTTGGTACGCATGAGATTGTTAATGTCCTTTTGACTGATAAAAATATCCTTGCCATGGGCTGTTTCATCCTTTGTTACCAAGATAAATGCTTCCCTGCCATCAAAAAAATGGGCGGCCCGATCAATGAGTCCGCTGAGAAACAGCTCTGCCAAAGCGTCGATTAGACCGGAACCGCAAATCCCCTTGGCGGGAGTACCATGAATGGTGGTGTAGGTGACATGAAAATCATCATCGATGGCGACACTGTCAATGGCGCCTTCTTCCGCCCGCATACCCCACTCTGTGACACCCCCTTCCAAAGCCGGTCCGGCGGCACCGGCACAGGCGACCAGCCAATCCTGATTGCCGATGACAAACTCACCGTTGGTACCTACATCGGCAAACAAAGATAGTCCTTCTTCCTTGTGCATTCCGCTGACCAAAATCCCCCCGATGACATCTCCCCCCAGATAACTGCCCACACTGGGCAGACAATAAAGGGGAGCCAAAGGATGGATCTGAAGGCCGATTTCCCGGGCGGTAATGATCTCCGGATTGTTCACCATGGGAATATAAGGTGCCCGGCAAATAGAAGCAGGGTTGAGCCCCAGCAGAAGATGAATCATGGTTGTATTGGCACCGAGACACACGGCAATGATATCCTCTCTCTTTATGGAAGATCCCTGACAGACTTCCTCCACCAGGCTGTTTAAGGTTTCGACAATTAAACCCTGCAAGGCTGCCAAACCTTCGGGACTGGCGGCGGCCATGATACGGGATAAAATATCCTCCCCCAGTTGAATCTGATGGTTATAATCCGAGGCCTGTCCTAAGATTTGACCTGTGATCATGTCCACTAGATAAACCACTACCGTAGTGGTGCCGATATCCACGGCAACACCTAGGTGAAAGGCAGACTGATCTCCCTTTTCGATCTCCATCAAGCGCCAGGATTGTACTTGTTCCTGAGCATCAAAAAAACTATCAGCCGCCAGAGTGACGGTTATTTGTTGATCTTGGCTTTGACGGATTTTCTGGATTTCCGCCATTTTTGAGAGGGGAATGGTAACTGCTGTGCCTAATTCCCTGACCAGAGTCTGACGCAAGGTATCCACATCTCCCCGGTTATCGCCGCCCCGGCGGGGAGGTAATTTTATGACGATTTTTTTTGTTAAAGGATCTAAAGGAAAAGCAGAAGACGATGTTTGATCTGACAGAATCACGATTTTTTTCTTCTTATCCATTTATTTCACCACCACTTAAAAGCCGCCGCCCAGGGAGAGCGGCGGCTTCGTTATTAAATTCCAAGACTCCCACTTCTATAAGTGGGAGCTCCTATTTTACTTCAGAAGGGGTAGATTCCCCATCTGAAGCCCCGATGTTCAGCTTTAGCTGAACGAGTTCACTTGATTTTTATGTATTTATGGGTGATATTGGGATTACTCGTTCTGCGGGATTGGATTTCAAATTTCTTTAAAGAGGAGATCAAAGGCGTCAGTTTGGCGTGACCGTAGTTTCTGGTATCAAAATCAGGATAACGTTTATTCAGCCTTTTTCCTACTTCTCCTAAAAATGCCCAGCCATCCTCATCAGAACAATCAGTGACAATAGTCCTGATGGCTTCGATCAGCTCTTCAATATTAGCCATACCGTCTTGCGGGGGTTCCTGTTTCTCGAACTTCTTTGTCCCATTGGTACTGAAAGTATCAGCAGGAATGGCTGCCAGGACTTCCAGGTATTTAAATTTTTCACAGGCGGCGATAAAGGGCTGCGGCGTCTTTTTTTCGCCCATACCGATTACATACATCCCCGCTTCTCTTAAGCGGGATGCCAGCTTGGTAAAATCGCTGTCACTGGACACAATGCAAAAACCATCAACATTCTTGGAATAAAGTATATCCATGGCATCGATGATTAAGGCAGCATCGGTGGCATTTTTACCTGTGGTACAGCTATATTGTTGAATGGGTGTTATAGAGTAATTAAGAAGTACTGTTTTCCAGGATGCCAGTTGAGGTTTGGTCCAGTCTCCATAAATTCTCTTATAGGTGGGGATGCCATGGTTGGAGATTTCATCAAATATGTATTTTATATATTTTTCCGAAACATTATCGGCATCAATTAAAACGGCTATCTTTTTATCATTTTCCATTTAATATCCTCTGATTCACTCTGTATTAATTATTTAGACGTGTATTCTAAAAAAATTATAATACTTATTGTCTGCTGAGTCAAATAGCACTTCAGCCGAAAACTAACTGCCACTGATACCAAGAACTGCGTTCATGGCCCCCTCCGGATATTGGACTGTATCTTTTTCCTTAAAATCTATCAAGATATGCGTTTAAATGTATCTGTCTTGACTTGTTCCGATATGGTAAAATAAAGTTTGTGAAAGATTTATTTGGGAGGACAAGATGCATCTTAAATCAATTGAGCTACAGGGATTTAAATCCTTTATCCATAAAACG
This window harbors:
- the fabF gene encoding beta-ketoacyl-ACP synthase II, with amino-acid sequence MKNRVVITGMGVITPVGNDVETYWHSLMNGISGIGPITHFDTTGYTTRIAGEVKDFDPTKFIDKKEARRMDRYCQFAVSAAKMAREDAALDMNTVDGHRVGVILGSGIGGVATMEEQKQVLMEKGPGRISPFFVPMMISNMAAGQISIAFGAYGINETIVTACASGTNAIGDAFKVIQRGDADVIFSGGTEAPITPLSVAGFCSMKAMSTRNEEPEKASRPFDKDRDGFVIGEGAGILVLESLEHAQKRGARIYAEVVGYGSTADGYHITAPAPEGSGAARAMANALEDAGIKPEEVDYINAHGTSTDLNDKGETQAIHSVFGEAASKVAVSSTKSMIGHLLGAAGAVEAIACTLAINHRMLPPTINYETPDPECDLDYVPNQAREAEVNVTMSNSLGFGGHNATIVIKKFA
- the rnc gene encoding ribonuclease III: MDMNQVRQFAQKLAGMGINLTDLDLLKQALTHPTYAYEHKKQKLFHNQRLEFLGDAVLGLVMGEYLYQKFPQKPEGDLTKMRAAVVCAASLAEQAKNLDFGSYLLLGRGEDLSGGRERNSVLADAFEAVVGAIYLECGLEGARKFLIGSLAGTVERLEHDNMGDYKTMLQELVQKYDDEGVSYTILHESGPDHQKVFVAGVKYRDELLTQGQGNSKKEAEQKAAQAALETVDSWRHLITEKK
- a CDS encoding stage V sporulation protein S, whose product is MEVLRVAGDSDVKAVAGALVAVFKSRGRVEVQAVGAGAVNQAIKAIAISRGFVAPNGIDLVFIPAFSEVEINDEKKTAIKFFVQKR
- a CDS encoding elongator complex protein 3 produces the protein MGRAKKHILPFFIPHLGCPHQCIFCNQHHVSGSSGFPSDDEIAAAIRTWDRAEPPEIAFYGGSFSGLDFSWQRYFLTPAFQALKEKKISGIRISTRPDYINPQILTFLKSFGVNTIELGVQSLDDQVLACAERGHTGKDVLDALDLLKKEGFITGVQLMPGLPGDSPHKCIQGSLTLARFQPNLARIYPALVLKDTFLHKLFLEGSYQPLSLQEAVEISRDMLAIFRLFGVEVIRTGLQPTKDLTPGEQLAAGPFHPAFGELVAAALVREHLTVLIRDFMTGRSEKIIILWGSPRDCSLMAGHKKENVIFLKDQFHLLHIKIVGSCTMERGSFGISLVDSEQPDFVLPERQFLLRYVNQRLMAI
- a CDS encoding ASKHA domain-containing protein is translated as MDKKKKIVILSDQTSSSAFPLDPLTKKIVIKLPPRRGGDNRGDVDTLRQTLVRELGTAVTIPLSKMAEIQKIRQSQDQQITVTLAADSFFDAQEQVQSWRLMEIEKGDQSAFHLGVAVDIGTTTVVVYLVDMITGQILGQASDYNHQIQLGEDILSRIMAAASPEGLAALQGLIVETLNSLVEEVCQGSSIKREDIIAVCLGANTTMIHLLLGLNPASICRAPYIPMVNNPEIITAREIGLQIHPLAPLYCLPSVGSYLGGDVIGGILVSGMHKEEGLSLFADVGTNGEFVIGNQDWLVACAGAAGPALEGGVTEWGMRAEEGAIDSVAIDDDFHVTYTTIHGTPAKGICGSGLIDALAELFLSGLIDRAAHFFDGREAFILVTKDETAHGKDIFISQKDINNLMRTKGAVNTALEVLVEGVGCSMEEIYKFYAAGAFGQYIPIESAVTVGLYPDLPRERMIRLGNSSGEGARQVLLSNAKRLECEKIAAKITYFEMNDNISFMDKYAGSKFLPHTNLDLYPSVQDKLNKRRRGK
- a CDS encoding NYN domain-containing protein, giving the protein MENDKKIAVLIDADNVSEKYIKYIFDEISNHGIPTYKRIYGDWTKPQLASWKTVLLNYSITPIQQYSCTTGKNATDAALIIDAMDILYSKNVDGFCIVSSDSDFTKLASRLREAGMYVIGMGEKKTPQPFIAACEKFKYLEVLAAIPADTFSTNGTKKFEKQEPPQDGMANIEELIEAIRTIVTDCSDEDGWAFLGEVGKRLNKRYPDFDTRNYGHAKLTPLISSLKKFEIQSRRTSNPNITHKYIKIK